One segment of Falco rusticolus isolate bFalRus1 chromosome 3, bFalRus1.pri, whole genome shotgun sequence DNA contains the following:
- the CTHRC1 gene encoding collagen triple helix repeat-containing protein 1: protein MALPGRSRSVTGWKFPASPGRELGLRALKGSFIPALPPRVADTGPCAAASPGPGRGPAPPARTMPRAPAAAPPLLPLLPLLLLALLAAPPAGGSESPKGKQKALRQREVLDVYNGMCLQGPSGVPGRDGNPGANGIPGTPGIPGRDGLKGEKGECMRESIEESWTPNFKQCSWSALNYGIDLGKIAECTFTKMRSNSALRVLFSGSLRLKCKNACCQRWYFTFNGAECAGPLPIEAIIYLDQGSPELNSTINIHRTSSVEGLCEGINAGLVDIAIWVGTCSDYPRGDASTGWNSVSRIIIEELPK, encoded by the exons ATGGCTCTGCCTGGACGTTCCCGCTCGGTTACAGGATGGAAATTCCCGGCCTCCCCGGGGAGGGAGCTCGGGCTCCGCGCTCTGAAAGGCTCATTTATCCCCGCGCTGCCGCCCAGAGTGGCGGACACGGGCCCctgcgccgccgcctcccccggccccgggcgcggccccgcgccccccgcccgcaccatgccccgcgccccggccgcagccccgccgctgctgccgctgctgccgctgctgctgctggcgctgctggcggccccgccggccggcGGCTCCGAGAGCCCCAAGGGGAAGCAGAAGGCGCTTCGCCAGCGGGAGGTGCTGGACGTg tACAATGGCATGTGCTTGCAAGGCCCCAGTGGCGTACCTGGACGGGATGGAAACCCGGGAGCCAACGGGATCCCTGGGACACCTGGGATCCCGGGACGGGATGGGCTGAAAGGGGAGAAGGGCGAGTGCATGCGCGAGAGCATCGAGGAGTCCTGGACGCCCAACTTCAAGCAGTGTTCGTGGAGTGCGCTTAATTACGGCATCGATCTTGGGAAGATTGCA GAATGTACATTTACAAAGATGCGCTCGAACAGTGCTCTCCGCGTTCTCTTCAGTGGATCGCTTCGgctaaaatgcaaaaatgccTGTTGTCAGCGCTGGTACTTTACTTTTAATGGAGCAGAATGTGCTGGGCCGCTTCCTATTGAAGCCATAATATATTTAGATCAAGGGAGCCCGGAGCTGAATTCCACTATTAATATACACCGAACTTCTTCAG TGGAAGGTCTGTGTGAAGGGATCAATGCCGGCTTGGTAGATATTGCCATCTGGGTCGGGACTTGCTCAGATTATCCACGGGGAGATGCTTCTACTGGATGGAATTCAGTCTCCCGAATCATCATTGAAGAACTGCCAAAATaa